A genomic segment from Xyrauchen texanus isolate HMW12.3.18 chromosome 21, RBS_HiC_50CHRs, whole genome shotgun sequence encodes:
- the LOC127661212 gene encoding homeobox protein BarH-like 2: MHCQAELKLANTAQLKAARRRYKTFMIDEILSNETCDYFEKLSLYSVCPSLIVRPKPLHSCSGSGPLRTYPLLSVITHQPPSSLPQLSQASPQGRIPHLPLLSPQHSLSSEPTPSKTPVSISSESETEHSGPRLKKPRRSRTIFTELQLLGLEKKFQKQKYLSTPDRLDLAQSLGLTQLQVKTWYQNRRMKWKKMVLKGGHEAPTKPKGRPKKNSIPTTEEIEAEERLAAKLAEEERLQVKGEAEVKLQAHGEVFQSQPQDLSTSGMSTDPVCSSGPENCAREQAHPSPSEAMTIS; the protein is encoded by the exons ATGCATTGCCAAGCAGAGTTGAAACTGGCGAACACCGCGCAGCTGAAAGCAGCCCGAAGACGATATAAGACTTTCATGATCGACGAGATCCTATCCAATGAAACTTGTGATTACTTCGAGAAACTTTCTCTTTACTCGGTTTGTCCCTCTTTAATCGTCAGACCCAAACCTCTGCATTCATGCTCAG GCTCTGGACCTCTGAGAACATACCCTCTCCTCTCTGTGATCACACACCAACCTCCCAGCAGCCTACCACAGCTCTCTCAGGCCTCTCCACAAGGCAGGATCCCTCACCTGCCCCTCCTCTCCCCACAGCACTCACTCAGCTCAGAGCCCACGCCCAGCAAGACGCCTGTCAGCATCAGCAGTGAATCAGAGACAGAGCACTCTGGCCCACGGCTCAAGAAGCCCCGCCGCAGTCGTACCATCTTCACAGAGCTGCAGCTGTTGGGCTTGGAGAAGAAATTCCAGAAACAGAAATATCTGTCCACTCCAGACAG ATTGGATCTGGCTCAGTCTTTGGGACTCACACAACTCCAGGTGAAGACATGGTACCAGAACAGACGCATGAAATGGAAGAAAATG GTGTTAAAAGGAGGACATGAAGCTCCCACCAAGCCCAAAGGCAGGCCTAAGAAGAATTCCATCCCTACCACTGAGGAGATCGAGGCAGAGGAACGGCTTGCAGCGAAACTGGCAGAGGAGGAGAGGCTACAAGTAAAGGGCGAGGCTGAAGTGAAGCTCCAGGCGCATGGGGAGGTCTTTCAATCTCAACCTCAAGATCTGAGCACATCTGGTATGTCTACTGATCCCGTCTGTTCCTCTGGTCCAGAGAATTGTGCTCGAGAACAAGCCCATCCATCTCCATCAGAAGCAATGACAATCAGCTAA